From Helicobacter sp. MIT 05-5293, one genomic window encodes:
- the murI gene encoding glutamate racemase, with protein MRAGVFDSGVGGLSVLKSLINAKLFEEIIYYGDTARVPYGVKDKQTIIKFSLQALDFFAPHQIDILIVACNTVSAYALDTMRSHAKIPIIGVIEPGVLALKNQIADTDSETLIIATKATIASGEYETRLRDIGFWNLKSLATGLFVPIVEEGIFEGKVLESAFEYYFHNIKTPPKAVILGCTHFPLISKALDEYFKHQSLLIHSGEAIVEYLEKNLHLKSQHPLKSLKFYSSDNTSELVKVANKWL; from the coding sequence ATGAGAGCAGGCGTATTTGATAGCGGCGTAGGCGGATTAAGTGTCCTAAAAAGCCTTATTAATGCCAAACTTTTTGAAGAAATTATTTATTACGGAGATACCGCTCGTGTGCCTTATGGAGTAAAAGATAAGCAAACAATCATCAAATTTTCACTCCAAGCTCTTGATTTTTTTGCTCCTCATCAGATTGATATTCTTATCGTTGCTTGCAATACCGTGAGTGCTTACGCACTTGATACTATGAGAAGTCATGCAAAGATTCCAATTATTGGCGTAATTGAGCCGGGTGTGCTTGCCTTAAAAAATCAAATCGCAGATACAGATTCTGAAACACTCATCATCGCTACAAAAGCGACAATCGCATCAGGAGAATACGAAACAAGATTGCGTGATATTGGTTTTTGGAATCTCAAAAGTCTTGCGACAGGGCTTTTTGTCCCCATAGTCGAAGAAGGCATCTTTGAAGGGAAAGTCTTAGAGAGTGCCTTTGAATACTATTTTCACAACATTAAAACTCCCCCTAAGGCGGTGATTTTAGGTTGCACACACTTCCCGCTCATTTCTAAGGCTCTTGATGAGTATTTCAAACACCAAAGTTTGCTTATCCATTCTGGGGAAGCCATTGTCGAATATTTAGAAAAAAATCTCCATCTCAAATCGCAACACCCTCTTAAATCGCTCAAATTCTATTCAAGTGATAATACTTCTGAATTAGTCAAAGTCGCAAATAAATGGCTGTAA
- the rho gene encoding transcription termination factor Rho, with the protein MAIDKSRTHTPVEGYQIEDLRTKSIKALTNIAAQIGVENPSDYRRQDLIFEILKTQVNQGGFILFSGILEITNEGYGFLRALTENFADSPNDTYVSQSQIRRFALRNGDIVTGQVRPPKDQERYYALLKIEAVNYISLEEIKNRPLFDNLTPLFPLQQLKLEYESSKVTGRMLDLFSPIGKGQRALIVAPPRTGKTELMKELAHGISKNHPEVELMVLLVDERPEEVTDMERSVKGEVFSSTFDMPATNHIRVADLVIESAKRKVEMGKDVVILLDSITRLARAYNAATPSSGKVLSGGVDANALHKPKRFFGAARNIEQGGSLTIIATALIETGSRMDEVIFEEFKGTGNSEIVLARTIADRRIYPAFDVLKSGTRKDDLLLGKDNLTKVWMLRNVMHTMDDIEALSFIYSKMKQTKDNEEFLNMMNSQD; encoded by the coding sequence ATGGCAATAGACAAATCACGCACACATACACCTGTAGAAGGTTATCAAATTGAAGATTTACGCACTAAAAGCATCAAGGCTTTAACCAATATCGCCGCACAAATCGGTGTCGAAAACCCTAGCGATTATCGCCGCCAAGATTTGATTTTTGAGATTCTCAAAACGCAAGTCAATCAAGGCGGATTTATCTTATTTTCGGGAATCTTAGAAATCACAAATGAAGGCTATGGATTCTTACGCGCACTCACAGAAAACTTTGCCGATAGCCCTAATGATACTTATGTCTCACAATCTCAAATCCGCCGATTTGCACTAAGAAATGGTGATATTGTAACAGGACAGGTGCGACCTCCCAAAGATCAAGAGCGTTACTATGCACTACTCAAAATCGAAGCAGTCAATTATATCTCGCTTGAAGAGATTAAAAATCGTCCGCTTTTTGACAATCTCACACCGCTTTTTCCTCTCCAACAACTCAAGCTCGAATATGAATCTTCCAAAGTTACAGGGCGTATGCTTGATTTATTTAGCCCGATAGGAAAAGGACAGCGAGCTCTTATTGTCGCTCCTCCCCGCACAGGAAAAACAGAATTAATGAAAGAGCTCGCACATGGCATTTCAAAAAATCACCCCGAAGTAGAATTGATGGTGCTTTTAGTCGATGAGCGTCCCGAAGAAGTAACCGATATGGAACGAAGCGTCAAAGGAGAGGTGTTTAGTTCTACTTTTGATATGCCTGCAACAAATCATATTCGCGTGGCAGATTTGGTTATTGAAAGTGCAAAACGCAAGGTTGAAATGGGTAAAGATGTCGTGATTTTGCTTGATTCTATCACACGATTGGCACGCGCCTATAATGCCGCTACACCATCAAGCGGTAAAGTGCTAAGCGGTGGTGTCGATGCTAATGCCTTGCACAAACCCAAACGATTTTTTGGAGCAGCCCGTAATATCGAACAAGGCGGAAGTCTCACAATCATTGCAACAGCTTTAATTGAGACAGGCTCGCGAATGGACGAAGTCATTTTTGAAGAATTTAAAGGAACAGGCAATAGTGAAATTGTCCTTGCACGCACAATTGCCGATCGCAGAATCTACCCCGCATTTGATGTGCTTAAATCCGGCACGCGAAAAGATGACTTGCTACTTGGCAAAGACAATCTCACCAAAGTATGGATGCTTCGCAATGTAATGCACACAATGGACGATATTGAAGCTTTGAGTTTCATCTACTCCAAAATGAAGCAAACCAAAGACAACGAAGAATTTTTAAATATGATGAATAGTCAGGATTAA
- a CDS encoding response regulator gives MNLETLNKLTILYAEDDTDTANLTSMVLEDYVGRLLVAKNGQEALKLFNLHKVDLVITDILMPKLNGIELINAIRHSSTHPDVPVVIATAHTETKYLLDAIRLRVDGYILKPINIEELLQALQKAILPFLQADEIASKNLLINAISTFVGGKKIAIIQFLLANCDEDNIFYGSYEDIIQHLNVSKPTIVKTFKQLIDTGILIKIKNKVYKIHPDLDQNVKNNIV, from the coding sequence ATGAATCTTGAAACACTCAACAAGCTCACCATTTTATACGCAGAAGACGATACTGATACAGCAAATCTTACAAGTATGGTGTTAGAGGACTATGTGGGGCGATTGCTTGTAGCAAAAAATGGGCAAGAAGCCCTAAAGCTTTTCAATCTTCACAAAGTGGATTTAGTCATTACAGATATTTTAATGCCTAAACTTAATGGTATCGAGCTTATCAACGCAATCCGTCATTCTTCCACTCACCCAGATGTGCCTGTCGTCATTGCGACTGCGCATACCGAGACGAAATACCTCCTTGATGCGATTCGATTACGAGTCGATGGTTATATTTTAAAACCTATCAATATTGAGGAGCTTCTCCAAGCCCTCCAAAAAGCGATTTTACCTTTTCTCCAAGCCGATGAAATTGCTTCAAAGAATCTACTGATTAATGCTATTTCAACATTTGTTGGGGGTAAAAAAATCGCTATTATCCAATTCCTCCTTGCTAATTGCGATGAAGATAATATCTTTTATGGTTCTTATGAGGATATTATCCAGCATCTTAATGTCAGCAAACCAACCATTGTAAAAACTTTTAAGCAACTGATTGATACGGGGATTCTGATTAAAATCAAAAACAAAGTTTATAAAATTCATCCCGACTTGGACCAAAATGTCAAAAACAACATTGTATAA
- a CDS encoding HAMP domain-containing sensor histidine kinase yields MKNIIHLITKAPFQTQTTVLMWIITLGFLLIGGVGLLALVGLKAEFDTNSPQNQSMSILISLSKTYRANPQDTNKLIEIWDTYKTHSLTENNPSKIRTLRQWYAQSFLPMQRDEIENLLVQENTTTILIDQIFATQNTDQLTYLIDEKIDINLKLAALNKTITDSLYSHTYIILIVFLVILGATLFYFSLTIKHSINNNHLLLERLVDSKTKELQMLNANLQKSIEYEVEQNRQKDLIMFQQARLASMGEMIQNIAHQWRQPLNSLMMLIQSFKTKQLQDKLDTSFVLSQTEYGMKIAQNMSDTIENFRSFFRPDKQKEHFSIICSINDSIDLLKEQLKEQLITLNILNNVDEENLYILGYQNSFTQVILILINNAMDALKRQTENKESIIEISLERIGYNVFIHFKDNAGGVKLEDKTKVFEPYFTTKHQSVGTGIGLYMAKQIIERQMNGTISVENTHWGKENQYFGAEFTIKIPLQKDHTDES; encoded by the coding sequence ATGAAAAATATTATCCATCTCATCACAAAAGCTCCCTTTCAGACGCAGACAACCGTCCTTATGTGGATTATCACTTTAGGATTCTTATTGATAGGAGGTGTGGGGTTACTTGCTCTTGTAGGCTTAAAAGCGGAATTTGACACAAATTCTCCTCAAAATCAAAGTATGTCTATTCTCATCTCCCTAAGCAAAACTTATCGAGCTAATCCACAAGACACAAACAAACTCATAGAGATATGGGATACTTATAAAACGCATAGTCTTACAGAAAACAATCCCTCAAAAATCAGGACTTTACGACAATGGTATGCTCAAAGTTTTCTGCCCATGCAACGCGATGAAATTGAGAATCTTCTCGTGCAAGAAAACACAACTACTATTCTGATTGACCAAATCTTTGCGACACAAAATACCGACCAACTCACTTATTTGATTGATGAAAAAATTGATATTAATCTCAAACTTGCCGCTCTCAATAAAACTATCACCGATTCTCTTTATAGTCATACTTATATAATATTAATTGTCTTTTTAGTGATTCTTGGGGCGACACTTTTTTATTTTTCACTCACCATCAAGCATTCTATCAATAATAACCATTTACTTTTAGAACGACTTGTGGATTCTAAAACCAAAGAACTACAAATGCTCAATGCAAATTTGCAAAAATCAATCGAGTATGAAGTAGAGCAAAACCGCCAGAAAGATTTGATTATGTTTCAACAAGCGCGTCTTGCATCAATGGGGGAAATGATACAAAATATTGCACACCAATGGCGACAACCGCTTAATTCCCTTATGATGCTTATTCAAAGCTTTAAGACCAAACAGCTTCAAGACAAGCTTGACACATCTTTTGTCCTTTCACAAACTGAATATGGAATGAAAATCGCCCAAAATATGTCCGATACTATTGAAAATTTTCGCAGTTTTTTCCGACCAGACAAGCAAAAAGAGCATTTTAGTATCATTTGCAGTATTAATGATTCTATTGATCTCCTCAAGGAGCAACTTAAAGAGCAACTTATCACGCTTAATATTCTCAACAATGTCGATGAAGAAAATCTCTACATACTCGGGTATCAAAACTCTTTCACGCAAGTTATCTTGATTCTAATCAATAACGCTATGGACGCGCTCAAGCGTCAAACTGAAAACAAAGAATCGATTATAGAAATTTCATTAGAAAGGATAGGGTATAATGTCTTTATTCATTTCAAAGATAATGCAGGTGGGGTAAAACTTGAGGATAAAACAAAAGTATTTGAACCTTACTTTACTACAAAACACCAATCTGTGGGAACGGGGATAGGGCTTTATATGGCGAAACAAATCATTGAGCGTCAAATGAATGGCACAATCAGCGTAGAAAATACACATTGGGGAAAGGAAAATCAATATTTTGGGGCTGAATTTACTATAAAAATCCCCCTGCAAAAGGATCATACTGATGAATCTTGA
- the uvrC gene encoding excinuclease ABC subunit UvrC, with translation MNNTYDLLTHLRSLPNTSGIYQYFDSYGNLLYVGKAKNLKNRIKSYFCVQDNIITPKTNLSPRIALMVSQIAQIHTLLTQNEQDALILENSLIKSLKPKYNILLRDDKTYPYIYIDKTQPFPRFEITRIALKDHQIQYFGPFTNGARDLLESLYETLPLVQKKSCIKSKKSCMFYQIGKCPAPCEGKISPKDYAKTIEEGINLIENKKNLLTILEQKMQFYSDHLHFEEAAKIRDKMNKIASMQNESVIDMIAGNFDVFVIEKGQDHSVLMKLFIRHGRVVSSDFSLLHQDIESHNLSQAYTQAILSHYKTQMPLLPDMILIPYFTLESKAELEAILQTNLQSKIKICQPQKGKKKDLIALCSQNAQEILRLQSKENDENYSILHSLKELLSLHNTPYHIEVFDTSHHSGEHSVGGMITYENNTFVSSKYRRYQLQGDDEYTQMREMLTRRVQSFETLPPPDLWVIDGGQAQIQLALTILQSIGANVEVIGISKMKINGVANRAKGNVQDIIRNKNQTFKLKPNDKRLQFLQKLRDEVHRYAITYHRYKKRKNIQKIQIMDKNYSPSQIKRLLNYFGSYERIKEANDEQIAQILRSKKLHER, from the coding sequence ATGAATAATACTTATGATCTTTTGACGCATCTCCGATCATTGCCTAACACTTCGGGAATCTATCAATATTTTGATTCTTATGGCAATCTCCTCTATGTAGGCAAAGCGAAAAATCTTAAAAATCGCATTAAAAGTTATTTTTGTGTGCAGGATAATATCATCACTCCTAAAACTAATCTTAGCCCAAGAATCGCCCTAATGGTTTCTCAAATCGCCCAAATCCATACACTTTTGACACAAAACGAACAAGATGCCTTAATCCTTGAAAATTCCCTCATCAAAAGTCTCAAACCTAAATACAATATCCTTTTGCGTGATGACAAAACTTACCCTTACATTTATATTGACAAAACACAGCCATTCCCTCGCTTTGAAATCACAAGAATCGCCCTTAAAGATCATCAGATTCAATATTTTGGACCTTTTACCAATGGAGCAAGAGATTTGCTTGAAAGTCTTTATGAGACATTACCTCTTGTGCAAAAAAAATCTTGCATTAAAAGCAAAAAATCCTGTATGTTTTATCAAATCGGTAAATGTCCCGCACCTTGTGAGGGAAAAATTTCACCAAAAGATTATGCAAAAACCATCGAGGAAGGCATCAATCTCATTGAAAACAAAAAAAACCTGCTAACGATTCTGGAGCAAAAAATGCAGTTTTATTCTGACCATCTTCATTTTGAAGAAGCTGCCAAGATTCGGGACAAAATGAACAAAATTGCATCAATGCAAAATGAATCTGTGATTGATATGATTGCTGGTAATTTTGATGTGTTTGTGATTGAAAAAGGACAAGATCATAGCGTTTTGATGAAGCTTTTTATTCGTCATGGGCGCGTTGTCTCAAGCGACTTTTCACTTCTCCATCAAGATATAGAATCCCACAATCTTTCTCAAGCCTACACACAAGCGATTCTTAGCCATTACAAAACCCAAATGCCTCTCTTGCCTGATATGATTCTAATCCCCTACTTTACTTTAGAATCTAAAGCCGAGCTTGAAGCGATTTTGCAAACAAATCTCCAAAGCAAAATAAAAATCTGCCAACCACAAAAAGGTAAAAAGAAAGACCTTATAGCACTATGCTCCCAAAATGCTCAAGAAATCTTGCGTTTGCAAAGCAAGGAAAACGATGAAAACTATTCTATTTTGCACTCACTTAAAGAACTGCTCTCACTCCACAATACGCCTTATCATATCGAAGTTTTTGACACTTCTCACCATAGCGGTGAACACAGCGTGGGAGGAATGATCACTTATGAAAACAATACTTTTGTCTCATCAAAATATCGCCGCTATCAATTGCAAGGCGATGATGAATACACACAAATGCGTGAAATGCTTACACGAAGAGTGCAAAGTTTTGAGACATTGCCTCCGCCAGATTTATGGGTGATTGATGGCGGTCAAGCACAAATCCAACTTGCTCTTACGATTCTCCAAAGTATAGGGGCAAATGTCGAGGTCATTGGTATTTCAAAAATGAAAATCAATGGCGTAGCAAATCGGGCTAAAGGTAATGTCCAAGACATTATCAGAAACAAAAATCAGACATTTAAACTAAAACCAAATGATAAAAGATTACAATTTCTTCAAAAACTACGAGATGAGGTTCATCGTTATGCTATTACATATCATCGCTACAAAAAACGAAAAAATATACAAAAGATACAGATAATGGATAAAAACTACTCACCTTCCCAAATCAAGCGTTTGCTGAATTATTTTGGAAGTTATGAACGCATTAAAGAAGCAAATGACGAACAAATAGCGCAAATTCTACGCTCCAAAAAACTGCATGAGAGATAA
- a CDS encoding FAD-dependent oxidoreductase produces MSKEIKYDVIIIGAGVAGLYCAKHLPKELSVLVLCKAQPWECNTFYAQGGISIAKGSDDVSLYMQDTLLAGARLNSSDRVSELTRGSLDILDELLESGFEIDRDEEGKLLYTQEGGHTIPRIIHSGGDGTGRNLHTHLIKTLKHTLWKNAEVVDLLIEEDMAYGVCVQTKLGLFNLYADHIVIASGGVGGLFKYHTNAYTISSDMHGIILEHHLALHDMEMLQFHPTVYIDTPHARKYLISEAVRGEGGMIVDENGKRFLFAYDERGELAPRDIVARGIMDYCMREKKSVFLDLSAFSEQTFRQRFPNIYRDLSTCKVRIPEDKIPISPAFHYSMGGILVDDKGKVQGMKNLYAVGECACNGVHGANRLASNSLLEGLVFGKAVANDIISKPLSTPTRHFPLCEEILEKEGDIKLKNILREIMWAKVGIMRTQSGLDSALGGIEVMLESNIGRMLRLRLLVARKIIQAAIERKESLGAHHRLDSNL; encoded by the coding sequence ATGAGTAAAGAAATCAAGTATGATGTTATTATTATTGGCGCGGGAGTAGCAGGGCTTTATTGCGCCAAGCATTTGCCTAAAGAGCTAAGCGTTTTGGTTTTATGTAAGGCACAGCCTTGGGAATGTAATACTTTTTACGCACAAGGGGGTATTAGCATTGCCAAAGGCAGTGATGATGTGTCTTTGTATATGCAGGATACGCTTTTAGCTGGAGCGCGTTTGAATAGCTCGGATAGGGTTAGTGAGCTGACAAGAGGAAGTTTGGATATACTTGATGAGTTACTTGAGAGTGGATTTGAGATTGATAGGGACGAAGAGGGTAAGCTTTTATACACTCAAGAAGGCGGACATACTATACCACGCATTATACATTCTGGAGGTGATGGCACAGGGCGGAATCTCCACACACACCTCATTAAGACGCTCAAGCATACATTGTGGAAAAATGCTGAAGTCGTGGATTTGCTGATTGAAGAAGATATGGCTTATGGTGTGTGTGTGCAAACAAAACTAGGACTCTTTAATCTCTATGCAGATCATATTGTGATTGCTAGTGGTGGTGTAGGGGGGCTTTTTAAGTATCACACCAATGCCTATACAATCAGCAGTGATATGCACGGAATCATTTTGGAACATCATTTGGCATTGCACGATATGGAGATGCTGCAGTTTCACCCTACGGTTTATATCGACACTCCTCACGCGCGAAAATATTTAATTTCTGAAGCAGTGAGAGGTGAGGGCGGAATGATTGTCGATGAAAATGGCAAACGTTTTTTATTTGCCTATGATGAGCGCGGGGAGCTTGCCCCTCGTGATATTGTTGCGCGTGGTATTATGGATTATTGTATGCGTGAAAAAAAGAGTGTTTTTTTAGATTTAAGTGCTTTCAGTGAGCAGACTTTCAGGCAACGTTTTCCCAACATCTATCGTGATCTTTCGACATGCAAGGTGCGAATCCCCGAAGATAAAATCCCTATTTCGCCTGCATTTCATTATTCTATGGGAGGGATTTTGGTTGATGATAAGGGGAAAGTGCAGGGTATGAAGAATCTCTATGCGGTGGGTGAATGTGCTTGTAATGGTGTGCATGGAGCAAATCGCCTAGCGTCTAATTCCCTGTTAGAAGGGCTTGTGTTTGGTAAGGCAGTCGCTAATGATATTATCAGTAAGCCTCTTAGCACACCAACTAGACATTTTCCTTTGTGTGAAGAGATATTAGAAAAGGAAGGCGATATAAAATTAAAGAATATTTTGCGGGAGATTATGTGGGCAAAAGTCGGTATTATGCGCACTCAAAGCGGTTTAGATTCTGCGTTAGGTGGGATTGAGGTTATGCTAGAATCTAATATTGGGCGTATGCTTCGCTTACGACTGCTTGTTGCGCGGAAAATTATCCAAGCTGCCATTGAGCGCAAAGAAAGTTTAGGAGCGCACCACAGGCTTGATTCTAACCTTTGA
- a CDS encoding glutathionylspermidine synthase family protein — translation MNISTLKPLDTQTLQQIGLPWHTDSDQTPYISDELIHITEQETEAFYEAGNTLYDMYVEAGQYVIDNDLFFELDIPPSLIGMIKQSWEEDIHWHLYGRFDLAGGLDGKPIKLLEFNADTPTMLYESALIQWALLKANGLDENAQFNDIYHALSENFKRLITLEEDTSRFTELYEGWKILFSSIGDNLEEITTTRFLEHIARESGFECGFAPIDKVLFSPTEGVSFEGISYEFLFKLIPWENIAIDEPELALLMNEMMQNNNTIFLNPAYTLLFQSKRMLKILWDLFPNHPLLLESSFTPLSVKQVCKPSFGREGANVQILDANGKVLDSKEGIYTNQKPLYQAFYELNTHNNAFYQPNVFFAYESCGLGFRKGGSIMDNFSKFVSHCIKG, via the coding sequence ATGAATATTAGCACACTTAAACCTCTTGATACGCAAACCTTGCAGCAAATAGGCTTACCATGGCATACAGATAGTGATCAAACCCCTTATATCAGTGATGAACTAATACACATCACAGAGCAAGAAACTGAAGCATTTTATGAAGCAGGCAATACACTTTATGATATGTATGTCGAAGCAGGACAATATGTCATCGATAATGATTTGTTTTTTGAATTAGATATTCCTCCTAGCCTTATTGGTATGATCAAGCAAAGTTGGGAAGAAGACATTCATTGGCATCTTTATGGGCGTTTTGACTTAGCAGGAGGGCTTGATGGTAAGCCTATTAAACTTTTGGAGTTCAATGCAGACACGCCCACAATGCTTTATGAAAGTGCTTTGATTCAATGGGCTTTACTCAAAGCCAATGGGCTTGATGAAAATGCACAATTTAATGATATTTATCATGCTTTGAGCGAAAATTTCAAGCGTCTCATCACACTTGAAGAAGATACTTCTCGATTTACAGAGCTTTATGAAGGCTGGAAGATTCTCTTTTCAAGCATTGGCGATAATCTTGAAGAAATCACAACGACAAGATTCTTAGAACATATCGCACGAGAAAGCGGCTTTGAGTGTGGGTTCGCTCCGATTGATAAGGTGCTTTTCTCACCCACAGAAGGTGTAAGCTTTGAGGGTATCTCGTATGAATTTTTATTCAAACTCATTCCATGGGAAAACATTGCGATTGATGAACCCGAACTAGCCTTGTTAATGAATGAGATGATGCAAAATAATAATACGATTTTTCTTAATCCCGCTTACACTTTATTATTCCAAAGCAAGAGAATGCTTAAGATACTATGGGATCTTTTCCCCAATCACCCTCTTCTTTTAGAATCAAGCTTCACACCTCTTTCTGTCAAGCAGGTATGCAAACCCTCGTTTGGACGAGAAGGTGCAAATGTCCAGATTCTCGATGCTAATGGCAAAGTGCTAGATTCTAAAGAAGGCATTTATACCAATCAAAAGCCTCTTTATCAAGCATTTTACGAACTCAACACTCACAACAATGCGTTTTACCAACCTAATGTATTTTTTGCCTACGAATCTTGCGGACTAGGATTCCGTAAAGGCGGAAGTATTATGGATAATTTTTCAAAATTTGTGAGTCATTGCATCAAAGGTTAG
- a CDS encoding UPF0323 family lipoprotein, whose translation MKHIRFIKDYAMVGGLGVMAVFALNACDNGAQDSLNSTLQEAKKEGAFVIIEEQADGSYKVLEEYPSDQTRVMLKDKNGQERMLTQEEIDDLLKVEEEKIDAGTSELTNPNGGGLGLGGAILASAAGAMLGSYIGNKLFNNPNYQANAQRNYKSPQAYERSKNSFNNKTSSSTTRSSTAGKSGFFGTNNSQTSKSSSSFSS comes from the coding sequence ATGAAACATATCCGCTTTATCAAAGACTACGCAATGGTTGGAGGACTAGGTGTGATGGCAGTCTTTGCCCTTAACGCTTGTGATAATGGCGCACAAGATTCTCTTAACTCTACGCTTCAAGAAGCCAAAAAAGAAGGTGCTTTTGTCATTATTGAAGAACAAGCTGATGGAAGCTACAAGGTGCTTGAAGAATATCCTAGTGATCAAACACGCGTGATGCTTAAAGATAAAAATGGACAAGAACGAATGCTCACTCAAGAAGAAATTGATGACCTTCTTAAGGTTGAAGAAGAAAAAATTGATGCAGGCACAAGTGAACTTACCAATCCCAATGGCGGAGGATTAGGCTTAGGTGGAGCGATTCTTGCAAGTGCCGCAGGTGCAATGCTAGGAAGCTATATCGGAAATAAACTTTTCAACAATCCCAATTATCAAGCAAACGCACAACGCAATTACAAATCCCCTCAAGCTTATGAACGCAGCAAGAATAGTTTTAACAACAAAACGAGCAGTAGCACCACACGCTCTAGCACAGCAGGAAAAAGTGGATTCTTTGGGACAAATAATTCGCAAACTAGTAAAAGCTCTTCAAGCTTTAGCTCGTAG